Proteins encoded within one genomic window of Formosa agariphila KMM 3901:
- a CDS encoding glycosyltransferase family 4 protein has product MNFITEIIENGNGTMLLLLPFLLALITAFIAFPTIIFIAHAKQLVDVPDKRSVHSKTVPTLGGIGIFFAVAIVLTLCGAFLDAKLLMPVVGALIILFFLGVKDDILILSPKKKMLGQIIAALMVILITDLRITTFSGILGIESIPYFLSIGFTLFVFILIINAYNLIDGLDGLAGSVGLLVSLFYGFLFFNMNEMTLTVVSLALVGALIPFLYFNFSKVRKIFMGDTGSMVVGFLLAFQSIAFININQLNPLAQFHLNAPIIVLAILFFPLLDTLRIFYVRVVILKKHPFSPDKNHIHHHMLQLGLKHWQVTLVISIASTSVLICTLLAQNLSVNIQLLLVVMAGLFMFSLPFFINYSVFNKRIKLNRLLKKINKTNLSRAK; this is encoded by the coding sequence ATGAATTTTATAACCGAAATTATCGAAAACGGAAATGGCACAATGTTATTGTTGTTACCTTTTCTTTTAGCACTAATTACCGCTTTTATAGCTTTTCCAACTATTATATTTATAGCTCATGCCAAACAATTAGTTGATGTGCCAGATAAACGTAGTGTACATTCTAAAACAGTGCCAACATTAGGAGGTATTGGTATTTTCTTTGCGGTAGCAATAGTACTGACGCTTTGTGGTGCTTTTTTAGATGCAAAATTACTAATGCCAGTAGTTGGGGCTTTAATTATATTATTTTTTTTAGGGGTTAAAGATGATATCTTAATTTTGTCTCCTAAGAAAAAAATGTTAGGGCAGATAATTGCAGCTTTAATGGTTATTCTCATTACAGACTTAAGAATTACAACGTTCTCGGGTATTTTAGGAATAGAAAGTATTCCATATTTTTTATCTATAGGCTTCACATTGTTTGTGTTTATCCTAATTATAAATGCCTACAATTTAATTGATGGATTAGACGGATTAGCAGGGTCAGTAGGTCTTTTGGTCTCATTGTTTTACGGCTTCTTGTTCTTTAATATGAATGAAATGACTTTAACAGTTGTGTCATTGGCACTTGTAGGAGCATTAATTCCATTCTTATATTTTAATTTTTCAAAGGTTAGGAAAATATTTATGGGAGATACAGGGTCTATGGTTGTCGGGTTTTTATTAGCATTTCAATCTATTGCTTTTATTAATATTAATCAATTAAATCCTTTGGCTCAATTTCACTTAAATGCACCTATAATTGTTTTGGCCATATTATTTTTCCCACTTTTAGACACCCTTCGTATATTTTATGTACGTGTAGTCATACTTAAAAAACATCCATTTAGTCCAGATAAAAACCATATACATCACCATATGCTTCAACTAGGATTAAAACACTGGCAAGTGACTTTAGTAATTTCAATAGCTTCTACATCTGTGCTGATTTGCACCTTATTAGCTCAGAATTTAAGTGTAAATATTCAACTTTTACTGGTTGTTATGGCCGGTTTATTTATGTTCTCTTTACCCTT
- a CDS encoding glycosyltransferase family 2 protein, with protein MKVSIITATYNSEKTVGDCLQSVLNQDYKDIEYIVIDGASKDDTLNIINEIQQKHENVISVSEPDKGIYDALNKGIEKASGNIVGFLHSDDFFASNQTISNIVKAFKTDDIDGVYGDLHYINSTNSDKIVRNWKSKPFSDDLLKQGWMPAHPTLFLKKAVYNKHGLFNLNFKIAADYDLMLRIFKDKSLQFNYLPEVITKMRVGGASNRSLKNIWLKTREDYMAVKGNKLENPALVICSKNLSKIPQLFKK; from the coding sequence ATGAAAGTTTCAATTATAACAGCAACGTATAATAGTGAGAAGACCGTTGGAGATTGTTTGCAGTCGGTTTTAAATCAGGATTATAAAGATATTGAATACATTGTAATAGACGGAGCATCTAAAGATGATACTTTAAATATAATTAATGAAATTCAACAAAAACATGAAAATGTAATTAGTGTGTCAGAACCTGACAAAGGTATTTATGATGCACTAAATAAAGGTATTGAAAAGGCTAGTGGTAATATTGTTGGTTTCTTACATTCTGATGATTTTTTTGCTTCAAATCAAACTATTAGTAATATTGTAAAAGCCTTTAAGACGGATGATATAGATGGTGTGTATGGCGATTTACATTATATAAATTCAACAAATTCAGATAAAATAGTAAGAAATTGGAAGAGTAAACCTTTTTCTGACGATTTATTAAAACAAGGGTGGATGCCAGCTCATCCAACCTTATTTTTGAAAAAAGCAGTTTATAATAAACACGGATTATTCAATTTAAACTTTAAAATAGCAGCAGATTACGATCTAATGTTGAGAATTTTCAAGGATAAATCTCTTCAATTTAATTATTTACCAGAAGTGATTACAAAAATGCGAGTGGGTGGAGCAAGTAATAGGAGTTTAAAGAATATATGGTTAAAAACGAGAGAAGATTATATGGCGGTAAAAGGTAATAAACTCGAGAATCCAGCACTAGTAATATGTTCCAAAAATTTATCTAAAATACCTCAGTTATTTAAAAAATAA
- a CDS encoding WcaF family extracellular polysaccharide biosynthesis acetyltransferase, producing MKTDLSTYSNLWYQPGNKLKIICWYFINVLFFINPLNPISGLKILLLKLFGAKIGKGVVIKPGVNIKFPWLLTIGDYTWIGEKVWIDNLAEVIIGKNVCISQEAMLLCGNHNYKKSTFDLMVGKVNIEDGAWVGAKSIVCPGVTIGSHAILTVNSVATTRLDANNIYQGNPAKQIRKRVIE from the coding sequence TTGAAAACAGATTTATCGACATATAGTAACTTGTGGTATCAACCTGGTAATAAACTAAAAATTATATGTTGGTATTTTATAAATGTATTGTTTTTTATAAATCCCTTAAATCCTATTTCTGGTCTCAAAATCCTTCTTTTGAAATTATTTGGTGCTAAAATTGGTAAAGGGGTGGTGATTAAACCAGGGGTAAATATTAAGTTTCCTTGGTTATTGACTATTGGTGATTACACATGGATTGGTGAAAAGGTATGGATAGATAATTTAGCCGAAGTTATAATTGGAAAGAACGTTTGTATTTCACAGGAAGCAATGCTTTTATGCGGAAATCATAATTATAAAAAATCCACATTCGATTTAATGGTGGGGAAAGTTAATATAGAAGATGGAGCTTGGGTTGGTGCGAAATCTATAGTTTGTCCAGGAGTAACCATTGGGTCTCATGCCATACTAACTGTAAATTCTGTGGCTACAACAAGACTTGATGCAAATAATATTTATCAAGGTAATCCTGCTAAACAAATTAGAAAAAGAGTAATAGAGTAA